In one window of Scyliorhinus canicula chromosome 17, sScyCan1.1, whole genome shotgun sequence DNA:
- the LOC119951534 gene encoding gastrula zinc finger protein XlCGF8.2DB-like: TNLERHKDTPTLEKWWKCGDCGKRFRIPSQLEIHRRIHTGERPFTCSQCEKGFTLCSSLKKHQRVHTGEKPFTCPQCGKGFTQISSLKSHQRVHTEERPFTCSHCGKGFTQLSNLKSHQRVHTGERPFPCSQCGKGFTQLSSLKKHQRVHTGEKPFTCPQCGNGFSQLSTLRVHQRVHTGERPFTCSQCGKGFRDSSHLLRHQRVHTGERPFICSQCGKRFTRLPRLKSHQRVHTGERPFTCSQCGKAFTDLSNLKRHQQVHTGDKAITCSE, encoded by the coding sequence acaaacctggagagacacaaggacaccccCACCCTGGAGAAatggtggaaatgtggggactgtgggaagagattcagaatcccatctcagctggagattcatcgacgcattcacactggggagaggccattcacctgctctcagtgtgagaagggatttactCTGTGTTCCAGCCTGaaaaaacaccagcgagttcacactggggagaagccgttcacctgccctcagtgtgggaaaggattcactcaaatCTCCAGCCTGAagtcccaccagcgagttcacactgaagagaggccgttcacctgttctcactgtgggaagggattcactcagttatctaacctgaagtcacaccagcgagttcacactggagagaggccattcccctgctctcagtgtgggaagggattcactcaattatccagcctgaagaaacatcagcgagttcacactggggagaagccgttcacctgccctcagtgcGGGAATGGATTCAGTCAGTTATCCACTCTGCGggttcaccagcgagttcacaccggggagaggccattcacctgctctcagtgtgggaagggattcagagattCATCCCACCtattgagacaccagcgagtccacactggggagaggccgttcatctgctctcagtgtgggaagagatttactCGGTTACCCAGACTGAAgtcacaccaacgagttcacactggggagaggccattcacctgctctcagtgtgggaaggcatTCACTGACTTATCGAACCTGaagagacaccagcaagttcacactggggacaaAGCAATCACGTGCTCTGAGTAG
- the LOC119952190 gene encoding zinc finger protein 239-like, which translates to MKKPWKCGDCGKGFQSPSALETHRRSHTGERPFTCSECWKGFSDSSNLLSHQRVHTRERLFNCSECGKTFTRSSSLLRHQRIHTGERPFTCSLCRKGFTQLSSLQIHQRVHTGERPFICSECRQEFSQLSHLVTHQRVHTGERPFTCSECGKGFSRLSQLQTHQRVHSGERPFTCSVCEKGFTDPSYLLIHQRVHTGGRPFTCSQCGKGFSQSSQLLIHQRVHTGERPFICSECGKGFTDSSALQKHRRVHTGERPFTCSDCGKGFAQSSQLLTHQRVHTGERPFSCSECAKGFTQVSNLLRHQCVHK; encoded by the coding sequence AtgaagaaaccgtggaaatgtggtgactgtgggaaaggattccagTCCCCATCTGCACTTGAAacccatcgacgcagtcacactggggagaggccgttcacctgctctgagtgttggaagggattcagcgattcatccaacctgctgtcacaccagcgagttcacactaggGAAAGGCTATTCaactgctctgaatgtgggaagacaTTCACTCGTTCATCCTCTCTGCTgcgacaccagcgaattcacactggggagaggccgttcacctgctctctgtgTAGGAAAGGttttactcagttatccagcctgcaaatACACCAGCgggtccacactggggagaggccattcatctgctctgagtGTCGGCAGGAATTCAGTCAGTTATCCCACCTTgtaacacatcagcgagttcacactggtgaaaggccattcacctgctcggagTGTGGCAAGGGATTCAGTCGGTTATCCCaattgcagacacaccagcgagttcactctggggagagaccattcacttgctctgtctgtgagaagggattcactgatcCATCCTACCTGTTGATacaccaacgggttcacactggggggaggccattcacctgttctcaatgtgggaagggttttagtcagtcatcccaactgctgatacaccagcgggttcacaccggggagaggccattcatctgctccgaatgtggaaagggattcactgattCATCCGCCCTGCAGAAGcaccggcgagttcacactggggagaggccgttcacctgctctgactgtgggaaaggattcgctCAGTCTTCCCAACTGCTGactcaccagcgggttcacacaggggagagaccgttctcctgctctgagtgtgcgaagggattcactcaggtgTCCAACCTGCTGAGGCACCAGTGTGTTCACAAGTGA